A window of Candidatus Gastranaerophilales bacterium contains these coding sequences:
- the murC gene encoding UDP-N-acetylmuramate--L-alanine ligase gives MLGDKNKRFHFIAIGGVGMSGLAKYLLQEGYKVSGSDVSDSKYVAQVRDLGAIVSIGHKAHNVDGADVVIASTAIKADNVEIQRAKELNIPVIHRSDLLQSIAKVFSENPKSNFMGFSGTHGKTTTSGLCSYLLEKAGLKPSFVVGGIIPELHTNAQFASHDYFAAELDESDGTILKYQPDTSVINNLELDHVDFYKNGFEDLLNTFSTYLNNLKPNAKVIINTDCEGNLELMKRNPNKKYITFGLKNADYVAENIKFIGFGSEFNVNKNGKIITTIKLSVPGYHNVYNSLAVFIALYEAGICPEKFVKHFETFSGMGRRFQKSAEFGGITVVDDYAHHPSEIKATLTALKEIKGHRIVAVFQPHRYSRFIGLWDEFLNAFDSIDKLIVVDVFAASEKPLTEADPAKFVKQICHKDAVYISGKMDEAAKKILPLLKPSDIVLTLGAGDVTKIGPLMNEIYNRGN, from the coding sequence ATGTTAGGTGACAAAAACAAGAGATTTCATTTTATAGCAATTGGCGGAGTCGGTATGAGCGGGCTTGCTAAATACCTTTTGCAAGAGGGGTACAAGGTTTCAGGTTCAGATGTTTCTGATAGTAAATATGTTGCTCAGGTTAGGGATTTGGGTGCTATTGTCAGCATTGGGCATAAGGCTCATAATGTCGATGGGGCAGATGTTGTTATTGCCAGTACTGCAATAAAAGCTGACAATGTAGAAATACAGCGTGCAAAAGAACTTAATATTCCCGTTATTCACAGGTCTGATTTATTGCAGTCAATTGCGAAAGTATTTTCGGAGAACCCGAAGTCTAATTTTATGGGCTTTTCTGGTACTCACGGCAAAACTACAACAAGCGGTTTATGCTCTTATTTGCTTGAAAAAGCCGGATTAAAACCATCATTTGTTGTCGGCGGAATTATTCCTGAACTTCACACAAATGCTCAATTTGCTTCGCATGATTATTTTGCAGCAGAATTAGATGAGTCTGATGGCACAATTCTTAAGTACCAACCTGATACAAGTGTTATCAATAATCTTGAACTTGACCATGTCGATTTCTATAAAAATGGATTTGAAGATTTGTTGAATACTTTTTCAACTTACTTAAATAATTTAAAACCTAACGCAAAAGTGATTATAAATACGGATTGCGAGGGCAATCTTGAGTTAATGAAACGAAATCCCAATAAAAAATATATTACATTCGGACTCAAAAATGCGGATTATGTCGCAGAAAATATTAAATTTATTGGCTTTGGCTCTGAATTTAATGTGAACAAAAATGGAAAAATTATCACTACAATCAAACTTTCGGTTCCCGGATATCATAATGTTTATAACTCATTAGCAGTTTTCATAGCTTTATATGAAGCAGGTATCTGCCCTGAAAAATTCGTTAAACACTTCGAAACTTTTTCGGGTATGGGAAGACGCTTCCAAAAAAGTGCTGAATTTGGCGGAATAACAGTTGTTGACGATTATGCTCACCACCCGAGTGAAATCAAAGCTACGCTGACTGCGTTAAAAGAAATAAAAGGACACCGCATTGTCGCTGTTTTTCAACCACACAGATATTCAAGATTTATAGGGCTTTGGGACGAATTTTTAAATGCTTTTGACTCAATCGACAAATTAATTGTCGTTGATGTTTTCGCTGCGTCTGAAAAACCACTTACAGAAGCTGATCCTGCAAAATTTGTAAAACAAATCTGCCACAAAGATGCGGTCTATATCTCCGGCAAAATGGACGAAGCGGCTAAAAAAATATTGCCACTATTGAAGCCATCTGATATAGTTTTAACATTGGGTGCGGGCGATGTTACGAAAATCGGACCTCTTATGAATGAAATCTATAATCGGGGCAATTAA
- a CDS encoding D-alanine--D-alanine ligase, which produces MAKINRKKYSDDTKIAVLNGGMSSEREVSLRSGKNVFEALKRLGYKNVELVDVDKNVAQKLQEGNFKVAFNALHGKYGEDGCIQGLLELLGIEYTGCGVFSSAACMNKQNTKNILKNFPNIPLIKSVFIRQNENVKEKVQGLNYPMMIKPVSEGSSIGMYKVETPAQLEEFFNKALSCKQDIMIEEYLVGVCATVGVLDDEDKTFATEILEIRPKTEWYDYESKYTAGMTEFILPAELTDDMTKRVKEIAVKAHRACSCSGVSRVDFLIVDDIPYVLEINTSPGMTDLSDLPAQANAMGITYDELVLTILNNAGLNR; this is translated from the coding sequence ATGGCAAAAATTAACAGGAAAAAATATTCAGACGATACAAAAATAGCTGTATTAAACGGCGGAATGTCCAGTGAACGTGAGGTTTCTTTACGTTCCGGTAAAAATGTGTTTGAAGCATTAAAAAGGCTCGGGTATAAAAATGTTGAGCTTGTTGATGTTGATAAAAATGTTGCTCAAAAATTACAAGAAGGAAATTTTAAAGTAGCTTTTAATGCTCTTCACGGAAAATACGGCGAAGACGGTTGTATCCAAGGGCTTTTAGAATTGTTGGGTATCGAATATACGGGTTGCGGTGTTTTTTCAAGTGCAGCGTGTATGAATAAGCAAAATACCAAAAATATATTGAAAAATTTCCCGAATATCCCTTTGATAAAATCAGTTTTCATCAGACAAAATGAAAATGTAAAAGAAAAAGTCCAAGGATTGAATTATCCAATGATGATAAAACCTGTCTCTGAAGGTTCAAGTATTGGTATGTATAAGGTTGAAACACCTGCTCAACTTGAAGAATTTTTCAACAAGGCATTATCTTGCAAGCAAGATATTATGATAGAAGAATATTTAGTCGGTGTTTGTGCGACAGTTGGCGTTCTTGATGATGAGGACAAAACTTTTGCGACTGAAATCTTGGAAATCAGGCCGAAAACAGAATGGTATGACTATGAGTCAAAATATACAGCAGGAATGACCGAGTTTATACTCCCTGCGGAATTGACTGATGACATGACAAAAAGAGTCAAAGAAATTGCTGTAAAAGCTCACAGAGCTTGCTCTTGCTCGGGTGTTAGCAGAGTAGACTTTTTGATAGTTGACGATATTCCTTATGTTTTAGAAATCAACACAAGCCCGGGAATGACCGATTTGAGCGACCTTCCTGCTCAGGCAAATGCAATGGGAATTACTTACGACGAACTTGTTTTGACAATTTTGAATAACGCAGGCTTAAACCGATAA
- the murB gene encoding UDP-N-acetylmuramate dehydrogenase → MMDIETQKDYDIKLHTTFKIGGPAKNVYFPKTVQELVFLLKKNPNSIVLGSCSNIIVSSDGVEEDVIITSKLSDFLFSGNSIKVSCGTRAPLLSKECLAQNLSGFEFMIGFPGSMGGMVNMNASAHSQAVSDKFVSAKVFDRNSKQILNLSKNDMMFDYRTSILAKKPYVLLEAVFDLQPKEKAEIEELMQRNLEFRKLHQPSLKLPNVGSIFKNPENDSAGRLLDLSGAKELSFGGAKVWENHANFIVNVSNATSHDIINLMYKMYSLVKEKYTIELKSEVKFIGKTDIEEDKLWQKLTGKNIQTIQK, encoded by the coding sequence ATGATGGATATTGAAACTCAAAAGGACTATGACATAAAGCTTCACACCACTTTTAAAATCGGTGGTCCGGCTAAAAATGTTTATTTCCCGAAAACGGTTCAAGAACTTGTCTTTTTGCTCAAAAAAAATCCGAATTCAATTGTCTTGGGAAGCTGCTCTAATATTATAGTTTCATCAGATGGCGTAGAAGAAGATGTCATTATAACTTCAAAACTTTCAGATTTTTTATTTTCGGGAAATTCTATAAAAGTTTCCTGTGGCACAAGAGCACCATTGCTTTCAAAAGAATGTTTGGCTCAAAATCTTTCCGGTTTTGAATTTATGATTGGTTTCCCGGGGTCAATGGGCGGAATGGTCAATATGAATGCGTCTGCTCATTCGCAGGCTGTTTCTGATAAATTTGTGAGTGCAAAAGTTTTTGACAGAAATTCTAAACAGATATTGAATCTTTCAAAAAATGATATGATGTTTGATTATAGGACATCAATTTTGGCGAAAAAACCTTATGTACTTTTAGAGGCTGTCTTTGACTTGCAGCCGAAAGAAAAAGCCGAAATTGAAGAGTTAATGCAACGAAACCTTGAGTTTAGAAAATTGCATCAACCATCTTTGAAATTGCCAAATGTAGGAAGTATTTTTAAAAATCCTGAAAATGATTCAGCTGGCAGGCTTTTGGATTTGTCAGGGGCCAAAGAACTTTCCTTTGGTGGGGCAAAAGTGTGGGAAAATCACGCAAACTTCATTGTAAATGTATCAAATGCGACTTCTCACGATATAATTAATTTAATGTATAAAATGTATTCTCTTGTCAAAGAAAAATATACAATCGAGTTAAAATCAGAAGTGAAATTTATAGGTAAAACGGATATAGAAGAAGATAAATTATGGCAAAAATTAACAGGAAAAAATATTCAGACGATACAAAAATAG